The stretch of DNA CCTATTGCCCAAGTGGTTAACCCAAAACCTATCATGGTTCTCGGTACATCCACCAGTTTCATCGCTAGAGAAAATACTCCTGAAGCATAAGGACCTATCAATATACCTAGAAGAATCACTACGCCTCGAGTTTTGAAACCTGAATCAATCACATTCAAGCCTGAAGGTAACCCCTCGATGACCAGCTGATAGAAAAGATGCCGCTCTTGGGCATCAAATCGCCTAAAAAACATTTTGATCGAGAAACACTGTGAGCGAATAGCCATTACTATTAACTGCACACTTAAGTCCACTAAGCTTTGCACTAAAATAGCAAGCTTAACTTGCCCTTGAAACGCAAGGGCAATGCCAACAACAACACCAAGAAGTTTGCCTAAAATCGAACGTAAGGCGATGGTTTTGTATTGTTGCTCTCGCAACAATTCCGATAGCAGTACCTTAGATACCGATGATATCGGAATATGTAATACACAAATCACAATAAGTAAGGTGTAATCATTGCCCCAATAAAGAATCAAAATAAGGTAGAGTAAAAAACCAGTGAGAAGTGAAATAAGCATCCACCCCTTGAGACTGGCCGCCATAGCTACTGAAAACTCTTCTTTCGTCGCTAGCAATGGATTATTTTGGATATTGTTCTGAACAGCAGCAACCAATAACGTCGTTGCCAGAAACATAGCGGCAATGCCAAATCCTTCGGGACCAAGCAATATCGCATACCAAAACGCCACCATCATTGACAGGGTCGCCAAACCAACTTTTTCAAACAACACCCAAAGTAGCCCTTTCATCGCATATATTGTCCTTCCGTTAAGCTACTGCGTTCGAAATTTTTTGGGTTGTAATTTGGCAAAGAACCCTTAATGTCGTCGAAAAGCCGACTTGACCGAATGAATAACTAATCCAACTCCAGACATGTTTTTTTGTTCCTAAATCACCAAGAATTTGTTTTGCAATCCTCTGCTTATATTTGTCTTCACCAAGCCATCTACGTTGTTTTTTAGCTGCAACAAACCTTTTTTCAACCTGAGTTATACGCAAACTCTTTTTTGCGTTGGTTTTGCTAACGTGCCTACCTGTTCTGTATAAAAAAGTTGGCGTATCATCGAAGAAAAAACCTCCACCTTGGCTTAATCTTGCATACAACTCCCAATCTTCTCCTGAAGGTACCTCCTCATCAAATTGATGTGTTCTCGCGTAGTTAGTTTTCATAACTAATCCAGATGTACCGCAATATGGATTACCATCTCGCAACAGTGCTTGATCTACCCAACCTTTGTCAGGGACTTTTTTACGTTGGCTACCATCCATAAATAGATACGATGACAAGCATGCGACACTATGAGGGTGCTCTTTAAAACATTGTTTTGCTTGTGACAAACGATTTGGAAGAAACGCATCATCATCGTCAAGAAAAGCAACATAATCACTGTCTGTAATTTGTAAACCGAGGTTACGCGAATGACTCGCCCCTTTTCCACGAGGTTTAGTAACGATTTTTAACGGCAAATATGAGTATTCAGAGAGCAACTCATTAACATCAAAGTCCGAGAAATCATCAACAATAACGATATCGTGTGCCAGTGTATATTGAGCAACAACGCTCTCCAGCGCTAACAATAAAAAGTCTGGTCGGTTGTAGCTTGTTATCACAACACCAAATGTCGGTTCATATTCCCGAACTTTCATTATTCAAATTACCTTGTTTAGAAAGGCCTTCATGTGTAAGTACCAAAAACTTATTCGCTGTCGCTGCCCACGAGTACTTTTGTTTAGCGAGTTGTCCGAGTTTCTCACCAAGTTCCGCACAAAAGTCTTCATTTGTGCTCACTCTCACCAAGCTGTGTTTGAGTTCTTCTGCATTGTCAGGAGCAAAAACAGCATCATCCAACTCAACTACATCGCGATTTTCTGCGATATCGGCAGCAATAATGGCTTTTGAATTTGCCATTGCTGAAAGCAGGCTATTCGACATCCCTTCTAGTAGTGAGGGCAAAATAAACGCTCGACAATATTTCATCAAAGGCGCAAGTTCACTTGAACTAATATGACCTAGAAAAATCACCTTATCAGACTGATACTGCATCAATTTCTTTTCGTACTCTTGGCAATGAGCCATACCGCCCGCTATAACCAATGGCAACTTTTGAGACTCTAGAAGTTGGCTGTGCACTTCTAGTAATAAATCGAGGCGTTTGATGGGATCCAGCCGGGCAGCAAAGAGTAGGAATTGATTCTCTTTCACGCCGTAGTGATTCAGATCTTCGGGCGTCACATTTGAAATAGCTCGACAGCCATTAGGAATAAAATGCCCATCGGGTCGTTTTTCACAAAAATGCTCGACAATTTTTTTACTATTCGCGGTAAAGTGATTGGCAAATTTATAAGCGCAATATTCACCCATCCTTAATATGCTGCGACTAATTAGCCCCCACTTATTTCGTTCACTGTCCATACCTCGGATGCTAGAAATAACTCGTATCCCCCCAATTCGTAACAACGGAGTAAACAAACAAGGGCCAGAAGCAAAAACAAGTACAGCCTTAGGTCTAGTGACAAAGGCGTGGAAAACACAAGCTAAAATATAGCCGTGCTGCCCAAACTTCTGGTAAATACCTCTCGCAATTTCGACAAGTTGAAGGTTATTTGGTTAAGTAAAAACCTCATCTTTTTCTCCCTTCACGCTATACACAAGCACTGTCATATTTTCATGGTTCG from Vibrio taketomensis encodes:
- a CDS encoding oligosaccharide flippase family protein; this translates as MKGLLWVLFEKVGLATLSMMVAFWYAILLGPEGFGIAAMFLATTLLVAAVQNNIQNNPLLATKEEFSVAMAASLKGWMLISLLTGFLLYLILILYWGNDYTLLIVICVLHIPISSVSKVLLSELLREQQYKTIALRSILGKLLGVVVGIALAFQGQVKLAILVQSLVDLSVQLIVMAIRSQCFSIKMFFRRFDAQERHLFYQLVIEGLPSGLNVIDSGFKTRGVVILLGILIGPYASGVFSLAMKLVDVPRTMIGFGLTTWAIGKMRAASENKQALCSVYVSASYVSALILTPAYLGMVAVSFPLLNEFFGSEWNEAAYVTNWICIYYLLQSIQLLVPQLLVISQRTHKTVTATMLSTTMMLIGGYILVPLIGMNGIVLAMFISLIPMFYKQEKEIKEILGLALCL
- a CDS encoding glycosyltransferase family 2 protein, giving the protein MKVREYEPTFGVVITSYNRPDFLLLALESVVAQYTLAHDIVIVDDFSDFDVNELLSEYSYLPLKIVTKPRGKGASHSRNLGLQITDSDYVAFLDDDDAFLPNRLSQAKQCFKEHPHSVACLSSYLFMDGSQRKKVPDKGWVDQALLRDGNPYCGTSGLVMKTNYARTHQFDEEVPSGEDWELYARLSQGGGFFFDDTPTFLYRTGRHVSKTNAKKSLRITQVEKRFVAAKKQRRWLGEDKYKQRIAKQILGDLGTKKHVWSWISYSFGQVGFSTTLRVLCQITTQKISNAVA
- a CDS encoding glycosyltransferase family 4 protein gives rise to the protein MDSERNKWGLISRSILRMGEYCAYKFANHFTANSKKIVEHFCEKRPDGHFIPNGCRAISNVTPEDLNHYGVKENQFLLFAARLDPIKRLDLLLEVHSQLLESQKLPLVIAGGMAHCQEYEKKLMQYQSDKVIFLGHISSSELAPLMKYCRAFILPSLLEGMSNSLLSAMANSKAIIAADIAENRDVVELDDAVFAPDNAEELKHSLVRVSTNEDFCAELGEKLGQLAKQKYSWAATANKFLVLTHEGLSKQGNLNNESSGI